The Gemmatimonadota bacterium DNA segment GGTGTACGGCACCGGGGCGCTCTTCTTGCGCGAGGCGAAATGCCTCTCGCACCATGGAGGGGATCATATCTACGTTGACGATTTGTCGGGTGTATTTTGTGAGGGGTTCCATCATGCTTACGACGTCGATGATCTGAAATTGGCCCTGTTTGCTCTTTTTGATGGGTTTTTGGCCCGTGATCATGAGCAGGGGCATGCCGCCCAGTTGGGCATAGGCCGCACCTGTCACAAAGTTGGTTGCGCCGGGACCGAGTGTGGCGAGGCAGACGCCCGCTTTGCCTGTGAGCCGTCCGTAAGTCGCAGCCATAAACGCGGCGCCCTGTTCGTGGCGGGTCAGGATGAGTTTGATGCTCGATTTGCGAAGGGCTTCCAGAAAGGCGAGGTTTTCTTCCCCCGGCACGCCATAGATATATTCCACGCCTTCATTTTCCAGTGCTTTGACAAATAGGTCCGAAGCGTTCATGCTTTCTCCATGGGGACACTGCGTCCCCTCGTTTTGTACTGGTTGAGCAGGTCGGTCAATCGCGATACGATTTCGGGGTGTTGCGCGTAGAGGTTTTCGCGTTCTCGGTAGCCGGTTTCCATGTCGTAGAGTTGGCCGGGAGCATCATCTATAGGGTCGTCGGGATAATCATTGCCGCCGGAGCTTTGGTGGAGGAGCAATTTCCATTTGCCCTGGCGGATGGCAAATTCGCCTTTGGAAGAGTGATGCACAGTGGCTTCGCGGATGGGTGTCGCGTTCTGGCCCGTCAGGACGGGTAGGATGCTGCAACTGTCTTCGCCGGCATTTTCGGGAAGGGTATGGCCGACAATGTCGGCGGCTGTTGCGATGAGGTCTGTGAGACAGGTGATTTCGTCGCTTAAGGATCCAGCCGCGACTTTTTCGGGCCAGCGGGCGATAAAGGGGATGCGATGTCCGCCTTCCCAGTTGTCGCGTTTGCAGCCGCGGAAGTGATAGGCGCTGTAGTGATTGTATTCTTGTTTTCGCGCGTGCATAAAGCGTTCGGGTCCGTTGTCGCTGGTGACGATAAAGAGGGTGTTGTCGGTGGCGCTGGCTTTTTCAACAGCGTCCATGATTTGCCCCACTGCCCAGTCGCATTCGACGACGAAGTCGCCGTATTTGCCGGCCTGGCTTTTGTCTGTGAATGCTTTGTTTGGCGCAATGGGTGTGTGCGGTCCGGTTACGGGATAGTAGAGGAAAAAGGGCTGTTTGCCCGCTGCGGTTTCTTCGATGAAGGAGACCGCTTTTTTTGTGAGGTCTGGAATGACGTGTTCGGGTTTGAGGCCCGGCGCAGCGTGTCCTTCACGTCCAAAGAGGCCTCTGGGAGCACGGGCTGTTGGTTCACAGATTGTGCGGCTGTTTTCGAGATAGACATAAGGCGGCATGTCCAAGGATGCGGAGATGCCGTAAAAGTAGTCGAATCCGAGGTCGCACGGTCCGCCGGTAAATGGTCGGGTGAAGTCTATGGCTTCGCCTCGATCCCATCCCAATCTGTAATTTTCGAGGTTCTGGACGCCTTTTTTGCGCGTCCAGTTTAATCCCACATGCCATTTGCCGATGCAAGCGGTGTGATATCCGTGTTGTTTGAGCAGGGATGCGACGGTCAGTCGGTCGGGTTCGATGAGGGGTTCTGAGTATCCGTTGAGGACGCCATTTTGCAGTCGGGTGCGCCAGCAATAGCGTCCGGTTAAGACGCCGTAGCGCGAAGGGGAGCACACGGCGGAGCACGAGTGGACATCGGTGAAGCACATGCCTTCAGCGGACAGGCGGTCGATATTGGGGGTTTGGATTTTGGATTCGGGATTGAGGTAGCTGATGTCCCCATAACCGAGGTCGTCAAAGAAGATATAGACGATGTTGGGATTGGACATTGGGGTCTCCAATTGGTTGTATAAGGTTCATTTGGCGGGCGCGATGAAGATTTTGTCGCCCTCCTTACACCCAAGTGTCTTTGAGGCGTTTTCGTAGTTGCGAGCAATCCTCAAGCGGCCTTCCGCTGTCAAGAATGCAACCCATTCTCCGCGCGGTACGTCTCCATAAGTGGTGGCAAGCAACACTGTGAACGTCTGCTCCCCATAGCTGACCTGAAAACGAGTTTTGGGAGAGATGCCAAGTTGCTGCAGGTCGCCCTCGATAAATTCGGTGTTGATATTGCCGTAGGTCGAGGAGATACTCTCTATCTTTGTGTAAGCCCCTCCTTCCACAAATTCCGCAGACGACACATGATTTGGAGCGATGGTCGCATCTTTGTCTCGTTCAATCGTGCCGGTGTCCAGATAGGCGTCGAGCGCGCGCAACGCGGTTTCCCGTTCGATCTCTCTGAGGTTGACGTGTCCGTCGCGTGCCACAGACCAGAACACTGGTACACTCGGTGCCTTTGCCGCTTTCTGGATATACGCCTGGGGTCCCTCCACTTCACTCTGGTTACTGAGGAAGAGCAACGGGAGACGCGGGGTATAACTCCATTCGTGGGGTTGCTCTGCATCTCGCACTTGCAGTGCCGCCCCCAACGCGAGCAAGCCGTCATAACCTTCGGGAGCGGTCTCGGCGATCAGTGTCACGATCGCACCGCCCATTGAGCTACCCTGTACAATTACACGTTCAGGCGCGCCATAGGTTTGGGCAATGTGCTGGCGTAGCAGTTCGATGTCCGCTACCGCATCGACGATGATCGCTCCGTTG contains these protein-coding regions:
- a CDS encoding arylsulfatase, encoding MSNPNIVYIFFDDLGYGDISYLNPESKIQTPNIDRLSAEGMCFTDVHSCSAVCSPSRYGVLTGRYCWRTRLQNGVLNGYSEPLIEPDRLTVASLLKQHGYHTACIGKWHVGLNWTRKKGVQNLENYRLGWDRGEAIDFTRPFTGGPCDLGFDYFYGISASLDMPPYVYLENSRTICEPTARAPRGLFGREGHAAPGLKPEHVIPDLTKKAVSFIEETAAGKQPFFLYYPVTGPHTPIAPNKAFTDKSQAGKYGDFVVECDWAVGQIMDAVEKASATDNTLFIVTSDNGPERFMHARKQEYNHYSAYHFRGCKRDNWEGGHRIPFIARWPEKVAAGSLSDEITCLTDLIATAADIVGHTLPENAGEDSCSILPVLTGQNATPIREATVHHSSKGEFAIRQGKWKLLLHQSSGGNDYPDDPIDDAPGQLYDMETGYRERENLYAQHPEIVSRLTDLLNQYKTRGRSVPMEKA
- a CDS encoding SAM-dependent chlorinase/fluorinase, translating into MKTIYRLTLVQGVCYFLLIGGLLALAAEAVKFRTEAGQLQQSKFVIAIPESWNGKLLLLAHGYRPENAPLSADFRTDSPTYQHLLTDGWMIASTSYRRNGAIIVDAVADIELLRQHIAQTYGAPERVIVQGSSMGGAIVTLIAETAPEGYDGLLALGAALQVRDAEQPHEWSYTPRLPLLFLSNQSEVEGPQAYIQKAAKAPSVPVFWSVARDGHVNLREIERETALRALDAYLDTGTIERDKDATIAPNHVSSAEFVEGGAYTKIESISSTYGNINTEFIEGDLQQLGISPKTRFQVSYGEQTFTVLLATTYGDVPRGEWVAFLTAEGRLRIARNYENASKTLGCKEGDKIFIAPAK